Proteins encoded together in one Lentisphaerota bacterium window:
- a CDS encoding twin-arginine translocase TatA/TatE family subunit → MRPGIWEVVIIVLAVIILFGARRLPELARALGSSIAEFKKARKEAEAQKPTDRSGPAC, encoded by the coding sequence ATGAGACCAGGAATATGGGAAGTGGTGATCATAGTGCTTGCCGTGATCATTCTGTTTGGCGCCAGACGATTGCCGGAGTTGGCCCGGGCGCTGGGCTCCAGCATTGCCGAATTCAAGAAGGCTAGGAAAGAAGCCGAAGCCCAGAAGCCCACTGATAGGTCCGGCCCCGCCTGCTGA
- the tatC gene encoding twin-arginine translocase subunit TatC, with the protein MSSKSSSGRWKRNHPLNKIRKSGDPKFRRECLMKGLRTLDPLIKPFLDHLQDLRLALIQAAALLAIGVVAAIPLAPWMLAWLRDPYVRGGLANVVALRVTQVGGGFNIMTQVVCWSGLIFSLPFIVMVAGRFVFPGLTERERRFVCLGGGASIGLFIIGVWMAHRWTLPVAFQMMRQIEVWMGTPAEFWETGNYVSFASKLLLAFGVAFQFPMVVFMLGALGIVSSAQLRDRRRQVIVLLLVVAMLMTPPDPFSQVLMAAPLMVFYEAVIWLVWLRENRIRADKPCPAHR; encoded by the coding sequence ATGAGTTCAAAGAGCAGCTCAGGGCGCTGGAAGAGGAATCACCCCCTGAACAAAATCCGGAAATCCGGCGATCCGAAATTCAGGAGGGAGTGTCTGATGAAAGGTCTTCGGACTCTCGATCCGCTGATTAAGCCGTTTTTGGACCATCTGCAGGATCTACGGCTGGCGTTGATCCAGGCGGCGGCATTGCTGGCCATTGGCGTGGTGGCGGCGATTCCGCTGGCACCCTGGATGCTGGCTTGGCTCCGGGATCCGTATGTTCGGGGAGGTTTGGCCAACGTGGTTGCCTTGCGCGTGACACAGGTAGGGGGCGGCTTTAATATCATGACGCAGGTGGTCTGCTGGTCGGGCCTGATTTTCAGCCTGCCGTTTATAGTGATGGTGGCCGGTCGCTTCGTTTTTCCTGGACTAACCGAGCGGGAGCGCCGGTTTGTCTGTCTGGGCGGTGGCGCGTCCATTGGGCTGTTCATCATCGGGGTTTGGATGGCGCATCGTTGGACCCTGCCGGTGGCCTTTCAGATGATGCGGCAGATCGAGGTCTGGATGGGCACCCCGGCCGAATTCTGGGAGACGGGAAACTACGTCTCGTTTGCAAGCAAGCTGCTGCTGGCGTTTGGTGTCGCGTTTCAGTTTCCCATGGTTGTGTTTATGCTGGGCGCCTTGGGAATCGTGAGTTCAGCCCAGCTTCGCGACAGGCGGCGGCAGGTGATCGTGTTGCTCTTGGTGGTGGCGATGCTGATGACGCCGCCAGATCCCTTTTCCCAGGTGCTGATGGCCGCCCCGTTGATGGTGTTTTACGAGGCCGTCATCTGGCTGGTCTGGTTGCGCGAAAACCGCATCCGGGCTGACAAGCCGTGTCCGGCCCATCGGTAG